The region GAACCGCTTTGCCAGCGCCGAGCCGCTGAAGGCCTTCGCCATGCTGATCCTGATGTTCAGCCTTGCCGGCGTGCCGCCGCTGCTGGGCTTCTTTGCCAAGTTCGGCGTGCTGAATGCCGCCGTGCAGGCGGGCATGGGCTGGCTGGCGGTGGCGGGTGTCATCGCCTCGGTGATCGGTGCCTTCTATTACCTGCGCATCGTCTACTACATGTATTTCGGCGCCGAGACCGACGGCATCGAAAGCCGGATGAGCCTCGTCCAGAATGCGGCGCTGGTCATCTCGGCCGGGATCGTGCTGGTCGGTGCGGCCAACATGTTCGGCGTGGACGAGGCCGCCGCGCAGGCGGCGCGCGGATTGATCGAGCCGGAGGCCGCGCAAGCCGCCGCCGAGCCCGCCGCCGTTGACTGAGCGCGCGGGCGCAGCCTGGCCCGAGGGCGTGGCGCGGCATGTTCTGGGCCGCGTCGACAGCACCAATGCCGAGGCACAGCGCTTGGCCGGGCAACTCTCTGGCCCGACCTGGATCATGGCCCGGCAGCAGACCGCCGGGCGCGGACGGCGCGGTCGCGACTGGTCGACCGGCGCGGGCAATTTCGCCGCCTCGCTGCTGCTGCGCCCGCAAGGCGGACCGGCGCAGGTGGCCAAGCTCTCCTTCGTCGCGGCGCTGGCGCTGGACGAGGCGCTGACCGCCGTCTGCGGACCCTTCGCCCGGATCGCCATCAAATGGCCGAATGACGTGCTGCTGAACGGCGGCAAGGTCGCTGGCATCCTTCTGGAAAGCATCGGCAGCGGGCAGGGCGTCGACGCACTGGCCATTGGCATCGGCGTCAACCTGGCCGAGGCCCCGCATCCAGACAGCGTCGAGCCGGGGGCGATGGCCCCGGTCTCGGTTCTGGCCGAGACCGGCCATGCGGTCACGCAGGATGATTTCCTCGATCTCTTGGCCCCGTCCTTCGACCACTGGCTGCGGCAGATGCAGACCTATGGCTTCGATCCGATCCGCACCGCATGGCTCGCCCGCGCGGCGAAGCTGGGCGAGACCATCACCGCCCGCACCGGCCGCGACAGTTGGACCGGGCGCTTTGACGGCATCGACGAGACCGGGGCGCTGATCCTGCAGACCGCCGAGGGGCAGAAGATCATCCCTGCCGCCGACGTCTTTTTCGAGGGAGGCTGAGGGACCATGCTGCTCTGCATCGACACCGGCAACACCAACAGCGTGTTCTCGATCTGGGACGGCAAGGAGTTCCTGTCGCATTGGCGCATCTCGACCGATCACCGGCGCACGGCGGATGAATATTTCGTCTGGCTGCAGACGATGATCTCGCTCAGGCATTTCGACCTCGACATCGACGCCTGCATCATCTCGACCACCGCGCCGCGCGTGCTGTTCAACCTGCGCGTCCTCTGCAACCGCTATTTCAACACCCGCCCTCTGGTCGTCGGCCGCCCCGAATGCCTGCTGCCGGTCGCCCCGCGCGTCGATCCGGGCACCAAGGTCGGCCCCGACCGTCTGGCTAATGTCGTCGCGGCCTTTGATCGGCATGGCGGCAATTCGGTGGTGGTCGATTTCGGCACCGCCACCAATTTCGACGTGGTGGATGTGGATGGCGCCTATGTCGGCGGCGTCATCGCGCCGGGGGTGAACCTGTCGCTCGAGGCGCTGCACATGGCGGCGGCGGCGCTGCCGCATGTCGATGTCACCATGCCCGAGAAGGTCATTGGCACGAATACGGTTGCCTGCATCCAGTCGGGCATCTACTGGGGCTATATCGGCCTGATCGAGGGCCTGATCAAACGCATCCGGGCCGAACGCGACATGGCGATGAAGGTCATCGGCACAGGCGGATTGGCGCCGCTGTTCGATCAGGGCTTTGACCTCTTCGATGCCATCGAAGAGGATCTGACGGTTCACGGGCTGCGGCTCATCTATGATTATAACAAGGAGGCGGGAAATGTCTGATCGCCTGATTTATCTGCCGCTCGGCGGCGCGGGCGAAATCGGCATGAACGCCTATGTCTATGGCTATGGCGCGCCCGGCAAGGAACGGCTGATCCTCGTCGACCTCGGCGTGACCTTCGGCGACATGGACACCTCGCCCGGCATCGACCTGATCATGCCGGACATGCGCTGGCTGGTCGAGAACAAGCACCGGCTGGAAGCCATCTTCATCACCCACGGGCACGAGGACCATATCGGCGCCGTGGGTTACCTGTGGGAGCGCCTTGGCGTGCCCATCTATGCCCGCCAGTTCACCGGAACGCTGTGCCGGCTGAAGCTCGAGGAGGCCGGGCAGCCCGCCGATACCGTGCGCATCACCGGCGCCCGGCCCGAGGTGACGCAGGTCGGCCCCTTCACCGTGCAATTCGTGCCAATCAGCCATTCGATCCCGGAAAGCGCCGCGCTGATCATCGACACCCCGGCGGGGCGGATCGTGCATACCGGCGATTTCAAGCTGGATGGCACCCCGGTCGTGGGCGATGCCTTCGACCCGGTGCTGTGGCACCAGATCGCCAACGAGGGGCAGGGGGTCAAGGTGCTGACCTGCGACTCGACCAATATCTTCTCGCCCCATCCCGGCCGCTCGGAAGCCCTGCTGGCCAACCCGATCCTCGACTGGGTGATGGCGCAGAAGGGCATGGTCGTTGCCACCACCTTCGCCAGCAACATCGCCCGGCTGAAGACGCTGGCCGAGGCCGGCACCGCCGCCGGCCGCAAGGTCTGTCTGCTGGGTCGTGCCATGCGCCGCATGGTCTCGGTCGGCATGGAGACCGGCATCCTGACCGATTTCCCCGACACGATCGGCCCGGAAGAGGCGACCAACCTGCCGCGCAACAAGGTGATGCTGATCGTCACCGGCAGCCAGGGCGAACGCCGCGCCGCCTCGGCGCAGCTGTCGCGGGGCCGCTATCTGGGCCTGTCGCTGTCCGATGGCGACAGCTTCCTGTTCAGCTCGAAGACCATTCCGGGCAACAATCGCAGCGTCATCCGCATCATGAACCAGCTGAGCGAGCTGGGCGTCGATGTCTATGACGACAGTGACGGCACCTATCACGTCTCGGGCCATGCCAACCGCCCGGACATCGAGGCGGTGCATGACCTGTTGAAGCCGCAGATCGTGGTGCCGATGCATGGCGAGCACATGCATCTGCGCGAGCATATGATGATCGCGCAAAGCAAGGGCTCGGCCTCGATCATCGCCACCGATGGCACCATGCTGGACCTGACCGGCGACCGGCCGAAGATTGTCGACCAGATCGAGACCGGCCGCGTCTATCTGGATGGCACCCAGCTGATCGGCGCGATGGATGGCGTTGTCCGCGACCGCATCCGCATGGCGCTGAACGGTCATGCGCTGGTCAGCGTGATCGTCGACGAAGAGGACAATGTCCTGCCCGATGCCTGGGTCGAGCTGATGGGCCTCTCCGAGCGCACCCGCAATGGCGAGGATCTGTCGAGCCATATCGAGGGTGAACTGGCCGAGTTCCTCGAGGGCGCCGATGACCGCACCGTCCGCGACGATGGCAAGATGGACGAGGCGATCCGCAAGATCACCCGTCAGGTCGCCATGGAAGAGATCGGCAAGAAGCCCGAGGTCACGGTGATCATCAGCCGGCTGATGGCCGACTGATTTGGGAACCCTGCGCGGCAGGCGGTGGTTGATCCCCGCCAGCCGCGCAAGAATGTTGCCATGACATTTATCCTTTCTGCCTGTCTGTTCGTGGTGATGCTGGCCCAAGGCCTGACGCTGCGGCCTGCCGATCTGTCCGTGCCGCCTCACGATCGGGGGCTTTTGTGGCTATCACTGGCGCTGCGCTATGTGTTGACGCCGATCCTCGCGCTTGTCGCCGGCTTCATCTTTGGGCTGGATCTGAACGGTCATCACGCAACCGGATTAACGCTGGCGGCGTTCGCGGTGCCTTCGGTCGCGGTTTTGCCCTTGGTGGCGGTGGGCGGCGCGGCGCTGCCTCAGGCCGTGTTTCTGACAGCCATCGGCTCTGCGGTCGGTCTGATCCTGTTGCCCCTAGTCCTCTGGCTGACCTTTACACCCGCCGATCTTGGTATGCTGTTTTGGCCGTGGCTGATCTATGCCGTGATCCCTTTTGCGGCCGGGTTGGGGCTGCGGTCGCTCGGCTTCAACGGCGGGCGCTGGCTTCCGATCATTTCCTCGGCCGCCATCGGCGTGATCTATCTCATCGCATTGATCAAGGGCTGGGGACCGGGCATCTGGGCGGTGATGCAGGCCTGTCTTTTCCTCGCCATCGCGCTGGTCACGATTGCGCTTCTGCTCGGCCGCAGACTGGCGCTGCCGGATGACCAGACCGCAACGCTGACCTTTACCACCCTTTTGCCGATGGCCGCCCTGCCGATCGGCCTGACCACATGGGCAGATCCGCAGCTTTGGCCGCCGATGGCGATATGGGGGATACTGGCCTATCTGGGCGCGGGCCTGCTGATCATCCTGCGCCTGCGCCGACGCTGATCCCAGCCCCTTGACCCCGGCTCGCCATCGGGGCAAAGCGCTGCCCCATGAGCGATGAACCCAAATCCGGCTTTGATCCGAACCCTCCCCGGCGCAACTTCTATGGCCGTCGTCATGGCAAGACCCTGCGGCAGAGCCAGAAGGGCTATCTCAGCGAGGATCTGGGCGAGCTGCGCCCGCGCGGCATCACCGTTCAGGACAATCCCGAGCGCAACCGCATCGATCCCGCCGCGATCTTCGGCGATGACCGGCCGCTGTGGCTGGAGGTCGGCTTTGGCGGCGGCGAGCACATGGTCCACATGGCCGCGACCTATCCGGACATCGGCATCATCGGCTGCGAGCCCTTCATCAATGGCGTTGCCATGCTGTTGGGCAAGATCCGTGCCGCAGGTGTGGAGAATGTCAGCGTCCATCCCGGCGATGCGCGCGACCTCATGGACGTGCTACCCGATGCCAGCATCGAGCGCGCCTTCCTGATGTATCCCGACCCCTGGCCCAAGGCCCGCCACCACCGCCGCCGCTTCGTGACGCCCGAGCACCTGATCCCATTAGCCCGCGTCATGCGCCCCGGTGGCATCTTCCGCGTGGCGACCGACATCCCCGATTACGTCCGCCAGACGCTGGAGGAGGTGCCGGGTGCGGGCTTTGATCTGGTCAGTGAGACGCCTGTCGCGTGGGACGACTGGATCAGCACCCGCTATGAACAGAAGGCCCTGCGCGAGGGCCGGGTGCCGCATTACGTGACGTTTCGACGGCAGGGATAGGCGCCTCGCGCCTTACTCCACCGTCACCGATTTTGCCAGGTTGCGCGGTTGGTCGACATCCGTGCCCTTGGCGACTGCCGTGTGATAGGCCAGATATTGCATCGGCACGGCATAGAGGATCGCCTCGAACAGCCCGCCGCCCGTCGGCATGGTCAGCCCGGCGCGGATGCCGTCACCGGCCTCGGCGATGCCCTCTGCATCCGAGATCAGCAGCACCTGTCCGTGGCGGGCCATGACCTCCTGCATGTTCGAGATGGTCTTTTCGAACAGCGCATCGCGCGGCGCCACGACGACCACCGGGACATTGCGGTCGATCAGGGCAATGGGGCCGTGCTTCAGCTCGCCCGAGGCATAGCCCTCGGCGTGGATATAGCTCAGCTCCTTCAGCTTCAGCGCGCCCTCCAGCGCCACGGGATAAAGCGCACCTCGGCCGAGATAGAGCACGTCCTGCGCCTCGGCCAACCAGTCGGCCAAGGCCCGGCAGTCGTCGCTGACGGCCAGTGCCTGATTGAGCAGGCCGGGGATGGCGCGCAGATCCTCGATATGGCGCGCGGCCTCCGCCTCGCTCAGCCGTCCGCGGTCCTGTGCGGCCTTGATCGCCAGCACGGCCAGCACCGCCAATTGGCAGGTGAAGGCCTTGGACGAGGCGACGCAGACCTCGATCCCGGCCAGCGTCGGCAGGGCAATGTCGGTCTCGCGCGCGATGGCCGAGGTGCCCACGTTCACCACGCCGACGGTCTTGGCGACCTTGTCTTGTGCATAATGCAGCGCCGCCAGCGTGTCGGCGGTCTCGCCCGACTGGCTGATGAAGATGCCCCAGCTTTTCTCGGACAGGGGCGGCTCGCGATAGCGGAATTCCGAGGCCACATCCAGGTCGCAGGGCAGGCCGGCCAGACGCTCGAACCAGTATTTCGCCACGTAGCCCGCGAGGAAGGCGGTGCCGCAGCCAACAAGCGTCAGCCGGTCGACGCCGCGGAAATCCAGCGCCTCGGGCAGCACAATCCGGCCGTTCTTGATGTAATGGTTCAGCACGTCACCCAGCACGGCGGGCTGTTCGGCGATCTCCTTGGCCATGAAATGGCGATAGCCGCCCTTGTCGATGGCGGTGGCGCCGACATCGATGCGGGACATGTCGCGATTGGCCCGGCGGCCCTCGGCGTCGAAGATCTCGACCCCGCCGCGGTTCAGTACCGCATGATCGCCATCCTCGAGATAGGTGATCTTGTCGGTAAAGGGCGACAGCGCCACGGCATCGGAGCCCACGAACATCTCGCCCTCGCCATGGCCGATGGCCAGCGGGCTGCCCTTGCGCGCGGCGACCATCAGGTCACCCTCGCCCTCGAAGATAAAGGCCAGCGCGAAGGCACCGTTGAGCCGCGCCAGCGTGGCCCGCGCCGCCTCGACCGGCGACATGCCACGGGTCATGTGAAGCCCGGTCAGCAGCGCCACGGTCTCGGTATCGGTCTCGGATTCCGGGCGGATGCCGGCGGCGATCAGTTCCTCGCGCAGCTCGCGGAAATTCTCGATGATGCCGTTATGGACCACGGCGACGGGGCCGTATTTGTGCGGATGGGCGTTGGCTTCGGTCGCGGCGCCATGGGTGGCCCACCTTGTATGGCCGATGCCGGAATGGCCGGGCAGGGGGGCATGGACCAGCCGGTCGCTCAGGTTGATCAGCTTGCCCACGGCGCGGCGGCGGTCCAGCCGGCCCGAGGCGTCGATGGTGGCGATGCCGGCGCTGTCGTAACCGCGATATTCCAGCCGCTTCAGCGCCTCGACCAGCTGCGGGCCGACCTCGTGGCTGCCCAGGATCCCGATGATGCCGCACATGTCAGCGTGCCTCCTTCTTTTTCCGAAGCGCAGCCATCAACCGCGTGGCAAGGCCCGGCTTGTTCGATTGCGGCGCCCGGCCGATGGCCAGCGCCTCGTCCGGCACGTCCTGGGTGATGACGCTGCCCGAGCCGGTCATCGCCCGCGCGCCGACGCGCACCGGCGCCACCAGCATGGTGTCGCTGCCGATGAAGGCATTGGCGCCGATCTCGGTCCGGTGCTTCAGCACGCCGTCGTAATTGCAGGTGACGGTGCCCGCCCCAATATTGGCGAATTCGCCGACATGGGCGTCGCCCAGATAGGTCAGGTGGCCGACCTTCACGCCCTCATCCAGAACCGAGTTCTTGATCTCGACGAAATTACCGACATGCACATCGCCGCCCAGTTCCGCCCCCGGGCGCAGCCGGGCGAAGGGGCCGACGGTCGCGCCGGTGGCGATATGGCAGCCTTCCAGATGGCAGAAGGGCAGGATTTCCGCCCCGCTCTCGATGGTCACGCCGGGGCCGAAGACCACGTTCTGGCCGATGATCGCATCGCGACCGATGGCGGTGTCCAGTGCGAACCAGACGGTCGCCGGATCGCTGAGGGTGACGCCGTTCTCCAGCGCCTCGGCGCGGGCGCGGGCCTGAAAGGCGGCCTCGGCAGCGGCCAGTTCCGCCCGGGTGTTGATGCCAAGCGTCTCGGATTCGTCGCAGGTGACCACATCGGCGCGATGGCCGGCGGCGCGGGCCAGTTCGACCAGGTCGGTCAGGTAATACTCGCCCGCGGCGTTGTCCCGGCCCAGCTTGCCGATCAGCTGGCGCAGCAGCCCGGCATCCAGCGCCATGACCCCGGAATTGACCAGCGCAATGGCGCGGGTGGCGGCATCGGCATCCTTGAACTCGACGATCCGCTGCAAGCCCTGATCATTGACCACCAGCCGGCCATAGCGGCCCGGATCGGCGGCCTCGAAACCCAACACCACCACGCCCGAGGGATGCTCGGCCAGCTTTTCCAGCGTCTCGGCGCTGATGAAGGGGGTGTCGCCGTAAAGCACGATCACCTTGCCCTCGAACCCCTCCAGCGCCGGCATGGCCTGCTGCACCGCATGGCCGGTGCCCAGCTGTTCGGCCTGCAGCGCGATGACCGCCTCAGGCTCCAGCTTGGCCACCGCCTTCTTCACCAGGTCCGCGCCATGTCCCGCAACAACCACCACACGCTCGGGCTCGAGGCTGCTGCCTGAGGCCAGTGCATGTCCAACCAGCGGCACGCCGCCAAGACGGTGCATGACCTTGGGCAGATCCGATTGCATCCGGCTGCCCTGTCCGGCAGCCAGAACGATCAGCGCGACGGGTTTTTGCGTCATGGGGGGCCTGTGCGTTTGTCTTTCCTTGCGTCGCGTTCTAACCAAGCCCCGCAACAGGCGAAAGTCCCCGCCCGTTCAAACATCTTTGCGGAAGGTTACAGCCCATGGCAGGAACGGTTGTCTTTGATCTGGATGGCACGCTGGCCGATACCTCGGCCGATCTCATCGCCGCCGCCAATGCCTGCTTTCAGGCGCGGGGCCTGGGCGATCTCTTGGACCCGGTCGCCGATCAGCTGATCGCATTTCATGGCGGACGGGCGATGCTGCGGGCGGGCTATGCGCGCATTCCCGCCGACCGGCTGCTGCCGCCGGGCGCGGAGGAACAGGATTATCCGCTGCTGCTTGACCATTACGCCGCGAACATCGCCCGCCACACCCGGCTTTATCCCGGCGTCGAGCCGGCGCTGGAGGCGCTGAAAGAGCAGGGTCATCTGCTCGCCGTCTGCACCAACAAGCCGCAGGGACTGGCCGAGGCGCTGCTCCGCGAACTGGGCGTGCGCGAGACCTTCGCCAGCCTGATCGGCGCTGATACGCTACCGGTGAGGAAACCCGATCCGCGCCCTTATCGCGCCGCAGTCGAGGCGGCGGGGGGCGAGGTCGCGGCCTCGTTCTTGCTGGGTGATACCGAGACCGACCGCAAGACGGCGGCAGCCGCAGGGGTGCGGGTGGCCCTGGTCAGCTTTGGCCCCGAGGGTCCGGGCATCGACCGGCTGCGCCCGGATGCGCTGCTGCACCATTTCGACGACCTGCCGGCGCTGGCGCAGGGCTGGCTTGGCTAAGAAAAAAGGGGCACTGCCCCCTCGGCGCCTCCGCGCCTCACCCCCGGGATATTTGCCTGAAGCAGAAGCCGGCTTCTCTTTCGCTTAAATATACGCGGGGAGTCCGGCCCCGAAGGGCCGGACGGGGCGGCAACCTCCGCCTTATTCGGCCTCGTTCGCGGGCTTGGCGTTCAGGAGGCCATAGCGCTCGGCGCCGATGGTGTCATGCAGCTGGATCTGGGTCTCGAGGAAGTCGATATGGCCTTCCTCATCCGAGATCAGATCTTCGAACAGCGCCTTGCTGACATAGTCGCCGACCTTCTCGCAATGATCGCGCGCCTCGATATAGAGGGTGCGGGCATCATGCTCGCCGGCCAGATCGGCCTCGAGCGTTTCCTTGAGGTTCTGGCCGATGCGCAGCGGGTCGAGTTTCTGCAGGTTGGGGTGGCCTTCAAGGAAGATGATCCGCTGGATCAGCCGATCGGCGTGGTTCATTTCCTCGATCGATTCGGCGCGGGACTTGTCGGCGATACGCCCGTAACCCCAGTCTTCCTGCAGCCGGTAATGCAGCCAGTACTGGCTGACGGCGGTCAGTTCAGACCGTAGCGCGGCGTTGAGATAGTCGATAACCTTTGCGTCGCCCTTCATCTGGCGTCCCTCCGCTGGTGATAGCACGTCCCCGCAGGATCGGCGGGGCTACGCCAAAGCTATCGCAATGACGCATGGTGTCCAGCAAGAGTGGCATGCAACCGCCACAATCGGCACGTTTTCCAAGGGCGTGGTAGATCTTGCCCGGGGTGATGATGGTGTCGGGGTCCGAGGCACGCATCCAGTCGACCGCGTTGCGGATGTCGTTGTCGGTGATTCCGGTGCAGTGACAGACGATCATGGCGGGCTCCTGTTGCTGTGAGACTTAGCGTATTTGTCGGGAAAGTAAAGACCAACCCATTCTGTAGGTATTAAACGAGACCCCGCGCGTCAGGCTTGACGGTGCAGGGCGGGCGGCGCAGAAGCGCGTGCCATGAAACTCAGCGATTTCGATTTCGATCTGCCCGAAGGCCTGATCGCCACCAGACCCGCCCGCCCGCGCTCGTCCGCGCGGCTGCTGCTGGCCGAAGGTGGGGCAATGGCCGACCGCCATGTCTTTGATCTGCCAAGCATCCTGCGGCCCGGCGATCTCTTGGTGCTCAACGATACCAAGGTCATTCCCGCTCGCCTGACCGGTAGCCGCACCCGCCAGACCGGGCAGGGCGAGGTCACGGCGAAGATCGAGGTAACGTTGCTGGAGCCCGCCGCCGATGGCTGGCGCGCGCTGGCGAAACCCCTGCGCAAGCTGCGCGCGGGCGAGGTGATCCGCTTTGGCGAGGCGCTGTCGGCCGAGGTGGCCGAGATCGGCGAGGCGGAATTGCGGCTGCGATTCGATGCCACGGGCGACGCCTTCGACGCGGCGCTTGGGCAGGTCGGCGCGATGCCGCTGCCGCCCTATATCGCGGCGCAGCGCGCGCCCGATGCGCAGGATCATCAGGATTACCAGACGGTCTGGGCCGCGCGGCAGGGCGCCGTGGCCGCCCCCACCGCCAGCCTGCATTTCGATGAGGATCTGCTCAAGGCGCTGGCAGCGCGCGGCGTCGGCTTTACCCATGTGACCCTGCATGTCGGCGCCGGCACCTTCCTGCCGGTGAAGGTCGAGGACGTGACCACCCATCGGATGCATGCCGAATGGGGCGAGGTCAGCCCCGAAGCCGCCGCCGCCATTACCGCCGCCAAGGCCGAGGGCCGGCGGGTGATCCCGGTCGGCACCACTGCACTGCGGCTGATCGAATCCGCCGCCGTGGCCGATGGCCGGGTCGAGCCGTTCCGGCAGACCACCGACATCTTCATCTATCCCGGCCATCACTTCCGGGTGACCGACGGGCTGATGACCAATTTCCATCTGCCCAAATCGACCCTGCTGATGCTGGTCTCGGCCCTGATGGGGGCGGAAAAGATCAAGGAAATCTATGCCCATGCGGTCAATGAGCGGTATAGGTTCTTCAGCTATGGCGATGCGTCGCTGCTGATTCCCTAGGGTCGCTTTCGGGCTGGCAACGGCCTGCCGGCGGGGCTAGGGCAGGCGCATAGCCCCCTTGATGATCGACTGACGGAATCGCGACATGGCATCGGTGATGCGCTCTACCTGGCCCCTGCTTCTGGGGATGCTTCTGCTTATGGTCGGAAACGGCATGCAGGGCACGCTTCTGGGTATTCGCGGCGGCATCGAGGGCATTCCGACCTTCGAGATGTCGGTGGTCATCGCCGCCTATTATGTCGGCTTCCTGCTGGGCAGCCTGATGGTGCCCGACATGATCAAGAATGTGGGCCATGTCCGGGTCTTTGCCGCGCTGGGGTCCACCATTTCGGCGATCCTCGTGCTTTATGCACTCGCGCCGCAATGGATGGTCTGGTCGGTGCTGCGCTTTGCCATCGGCTTCTGCTTCTGCGGTGTCTACGTCACCGCCGAAAGCTGGCTGAACGCGGGCTCGACAAACGAGAACCGCGGCCGGGCGCTGTCGGCTTACATGATCATGCAGATGCTGGGCATCGTGATCGCGCAGGGCCTGCTGAACTTCGGCGATCCGTCCGGGTTCCTCCTCTTCGCGCTGCCCTCGATTCTCGTGTCGCTGGCCTTCATGCCGATCCTTTTGTCGACGCAGCCGGCACCGAAATTCGAAACCATCCAGCGCATGTCCTTCGCCCGGCTCTACCGCGCCTCGCCATTGGGCTGCGTCGGTATCTTCCTGATGGGCGGGGTCTTCTCGGCGCTGTCGGGCATGGCCTCGGTCTGGGGCAGCGCCAAGGGGCTGTCCGTGGCCGAGATCGCCTCCTTCGTGGCGGCGATCTATGTTGGCGGGCTGGCGCTGCAATACCCGATCGGCTGGATTTCGGACCGCACCGACCGCCGCAAGCTGGTCCTCATCATGTCGGCCATCGGCGCGCTGGTGACGTTGGTGACGGTGCTGGTGCAACCCAGCTTCGTCGGGCTGATGGTGGTGGGCGCGATCATGGGCGGGCTCGCCAACCCGATCTATGCGCTGCTTCTGGCCTATACCAACGACTACCTGGACCAGGCCGATATGGCCGCCGCTTCGGCGGGCCTGTTGTTCATCTATGGCATTGGCTCGATGGGCGGCCCGGTCATCACCGGCTGGATGATGGGGCTGGTCGGGCCGGATGGCTACTGGATCTACATGGGCGTCCTGCTGGCACTGCTGGCGATCTATGGCGGCTGGCGGATGACCCGCCGCCGTGCGCTGAAGCCGGCCGAGCAGGGCAATTTCGCCGTCATCGCCCCGAACGCCACGGGCCTTGCGGTCGAAGCGGCGCTGGACGAGGCGCAATCCTCGGGCGACGAGGCGGGGGCTGGGGCGAAGGACGGCGATGCCTTGTTCGACGAGAGCGCCCAGAAAGTCAGGGATCTGCGGGACTGATCGCGGCTAGCGGCGCAAGGCCGACGCTCTCTGACCCCGCTTGTGTGCGCTAACAGGTTCTGCAATCATCGCCAGACAACCAGATCGCGAGGAGGCCGCATGTCCAGTCCCGACGAGATCAACCGTTTCTGGCTGGATGAGGTCGGGCCTGATGGCTGGTACCTTCAGGATGACGCGCTCGACCAGACCATCCGCGACCGCTTCCTGCCCACCTGGGAGCGCGCCGAGGAACTGGCCCCGGACTGGTGCGACACGCCCGAGGGCGCGCTGGCCATGCTGGTCCTGACCGACCAGTTCCCGCGCAATATGTTCCGAGGCGATGCCCGCAGCTTTGCCACCGATGCGCTGGCCCGCCAGATCGCCGACGCCGCCATCGCCCGCGGCTTCGACCTCGCCACGCCCGAGCCGCAGCGGCAGTTCTTCTACATGCCCTTCGAACATTCCGAGGCGCTGCACGATCAGGAACGCTGCATCGAGCTGTTCCGCGAGCGCATGCCCGGTGAGAGCCTGA is a window of Paracoccus zhejiangensis DNA encoding:
- a CDS encoding DUF924 family protein — protein: MSSPDEINRFWLDEVGPDGWYLQDDALDQTIRDRFLPTWERAEELAPDWCDTPEGALAMLVLTDQFPRNMFRGDARSFATDALARQIADAAIARGFDLATPEPQRQFFYMPFEHSEALHDQERCIELFRERMPGESLMHANLHRDTIATFGRFPWRNDALGRDHTEEEEKVMNAGGYGALSSGKLSLADLG
- a CDS encoding (2Fe-2S)-binding protein is translated as MIVCHCTGITDNDIRNAVDWMRASDPDTIITPGKIYHALGKRADCGGCMPLLLDTMRHCDSFGVAPPILRGRAITSGGTPDEGRRKGYRLSQRRATV
- the bfr gene encoding bacterioferritin, which gives rise to MKGDAKVIDYLNAALRSELTAVSQYWLHYRLQEDWGYGRIADKSRAESIEEMNHADRLIQRIIFLEGHPNLQKLDPLRIGQNLKETLEADLAGEHDARTLYIEARDHCEKVGDYVSKALFEDLISDEEGHIDFLETQIQLHDTIGAERYGLLNAKPANEAE
- a CDS encoding HAD hydrolase-like protein; translation: MAGTVVFDLDGTLADTSADLIAAANACFQARGLGDLLDPVADQLIAFHGGRAMLRAGYARIPADRLLPPGAEEQDYPLLLDHYAANIARHTRLYPGVEPALEALKEQGHLLAVCTNKPQGLAEALLRELGVRETFASLIGADTLPVRKPDPRPYRAAVEAAGGEVAASFLLGDTETDRKTAAAAGVRVALVSFGPEGPGIDRLRPDALLHHFDDLPALAQGWLG
- the queA gene encoding tRNA preQ1(34) S-adenosylmethionine ribosyltransferase-isomerase QueA; its protein translation is MKLSDFDFDLPEGLIATRPARPRSSARLLLAEGGAMADRHVFDLPSILRPGDLLVLNDTKVIPARLTGSRTRQTGQGEVTAKIEVTLLEPAADGWRALAKPLRKLRAGEVIRFGEALSAEVAEIGEAELRLRFDATGDAFDAALGQVGAMPLPPYIAAQRAPDAQDHQDYQTVWAARQGAVAAPTASLHFDEDLLKALAARGVGFTHVTLHVGAGTFLPVKVEDVTTHRMHAEWGEVSPEAAAAITAAKAEGRRVIPVGTTALRLIESAAVADGRVEPFRQTTDIFIYPGHHFRVTDGLMTNFHLPKSTLLMLVSALMGAEKIKEIYAHAVNERYRFFSYGDASLLIP
- a CDS encoding MFS transporter is translated as MASVMRSTWPLLLGMLLLMVGNGMQGTLLGIRGGIEGIPTFEMSVVIAAYYVGFLLGSLMVPDMIKNVGHVRVFAALGSTISAILVLYALAPQWMVWSVLRFAIGFCFCGVYVTAESWLNAGSTNENRGRALSAYMIMQMLGIVIAQGLLNFGDPSGFLLFALPSILVSLAFMPILLSTQPAPKFETIQRMSFARLYRASPLGCVGIFLMGGVFSALSGMASVWGSAKGLSVAEIASFVAAIYVGGLALQYPIGWISDRTDRRKLVLIMSAIGALVTLVTVLVQPSFVGLMVVGAIMGGLANPIYALLLAYTNDYLDQADMAAASAGLLFIYGIGSMGGPVITGWMMGLVGPDGYWIYMGVLLALLAIYGGWRMTRRRALKPAEQGNFAVIAPNATGLAVEAALDEAQSSGDEAGAGAKDGDALFDESAQKVRDLRD